A genomic stretch from Gavia stellata isolate bGavSte3 chromosome 24, bGavSte3.hap2, whole genome shotgun sequence includes:
- the ST6GALNAC4 gene encoding alpha-N-acetyl-neuraminyl-2,3-beta-galactosyl-1,3-N-acetyl-galactosaminide alpha-2,6-sialyltransferase isoform X3, with translation MLGSRLGEAIDRQECVLRMNHAPTAGYEEDVGARSTIRVVSHTSVPLLLRNQPYFFQQSQETLYIIWGPAKKMNREKVGLTYRALLKVMETYPHLQIYTLTEEKMMYCDDVFQNETGKNREKNHSSVPYHYFEKGQLDECRMYLVHERAHRAGHRFITEKAIFSRWAKRRNIIFNHPSWAGG, from the exons ATGCTGGGCTCGCGCCTGGGAGAGGCCATCGACAGGCAGGAGTGTGTCCTGCGCATGAACCATGCCCCCACCGCCGGCTATGAGGAGGACGTGGGGGCACGGAGCACCATCCGGGTGGTGTCACACACCAGCGTCCCGCTGCTGCTGAGGAATCAGCCCTACTTCTTCCAGCAGTCCCAGGAGACCCTCTACATCATCTGGGGGCCAGCGAAGAAGATGAACCGGGAGAAGGTGGGTTTGACCTACCGAGCGCTGCTGAAGGTGATGGAGACATACCCCCACCTGCAGATCTACACCCTGACCGAGGAGAAGATGATGTATTGCGACGACGTCTTCCAGAACGAGACGGGGAAGAACAG GGAGAAGAACCACTCGAGTGTGCCCTACCACTACTTCGAGAAGGGCCAGCTGGATGAGTGCAGGATGTACCTGGTGCACGAGCGAGCCCACCGTGCCGGGCACCGCTTCATCACTGAGAAAGCCATCTTCTCCCGCTGGGCCAAGAGGAGGAACATCATCTTCAACCACCCGTCCTGGGCAGGCGGGTAA
- the ST6GALNAC4 gene encoding alpha-N-acetyl-neuraminyl-2,3-beta-galactosyl-1,3-N-acetyl-galactosaminide alpha-2,6-sialyltransferase isoform X2 has translation MLGSRLGEAIDRQECVLRMNHAPTAGYEEDVGARSTIRVVSHTSVPLLLRNQPYFFQQSQETLYIIWGPAKKMNREKVGLTYRALLKVMETYPHLQIYTLTEEKMMYCDDVFQNETGKNRMKSGSFLSTGWFTMILAMELCEQICVFGMVSDSYCREKNHSSVPYHYFEKGQLDECRMYLVHERAHRAGHRFITEKAIFSRWAKRRNIIFNHPSWAGG, from the exons ATGCTGGGCTCGCGCCTGGGAGAGGCCATCGACAGGCAGGAGTGTGTCCTGCGCATGAACCATGCCCCCACCGCCGGCTATGAGGAGGACGTGGGGGCACGGAGCACCATCCGGGTGGTGTCACACACCAGCGTCCCGCTGCTGCTGAGGAATCAGCCCTACTTCTTCCAGCAGTCCCAGGAGACCCTCTACATCATCTGGGGGCCAGCGAAGAAGATGAACCGGGAGAAGGTGGGTTTGACCTACCGAGCGCTGCTGAAGGTGATGGAGACATACCCCCACCTGCAGATCTACACCCTGACCGAGGAGAAGATGATGTATTGCGACGACGTCTTCCAGAACGAGACGGGGAAGAACAG GATGAAGTCCGGCTCCTTCCTGAGCACGGGCTGGTTCACCATGATCCTGGCCATGGAGCTGTGCGAGCAGATCTGCGTCTTCGGCATGGTCAGCGACAGCTACTGCAG GGAGAAGAACCACTCGAGTGTGCCCTACCACTACTTCGAGAAGGGCCAGCTGGATGAGTGCAGGATGTACCTGGTGCACGAGCGAGCCCACCGTGCCGGGCACCGCTTCATCACTGAGAAAGCCATCTTCTCCCGCTGGGCCAAGAGGAGGAACATCATCTTCAACCACCCGTCCTGGGCAGGCGG TTGA
- the DPM2 gene encoding dolichol phosphate-mannose biosynthesis regulatory protein — MATATDQVVGFGLVAFSLVLFVYYTLWIIILPFIDSDHGIHRYFLPREYAVIIPVVAGLLLLLFIGVFIMVVMWKSRKPAKKSD; from the exons ATG GCCACAGCAACAGACCAGGTGGTTGGATTCGGCTTGGTTGCCTTCAGCCTCGTTCTCTTTGTTTACTACACCCTGTGGATCATCATACTG CCCTTCATCGACAGCGACCATGGGATCCACCGCTACTTCTTGCCTAGGGAGTATGCAGTTATCATCCCTGTGgtggctgggctgctgctgctgctatttaTAG GTGTTTTTATAATGGTCGTGATGTGGAAGAGCAGGAAACCTGCCAAGAAATCGGACTGA
- the CDK9 gene encoding cyclin-dependent kinase 9 — protein MAKQYDMVECPFCDEVSKYEKLAKIGQGTFGEVFKAKHRQTGKKVALKKVLMENEKEGFPITALREIKILQLLKHENVVNLIEICRTKASPYNRCKGSIYLVFDFCEHDLAGLLSNAHVKFTLSEIKKVMQMLLNGLYYIHRNKILHRDMKAANVLITRDGVLKLADFGLARAFSLAKNSQPNRYTNRVVTLWYRPPELLLGERDYGPPIDLWGGGCIMAEMWTRSPIMQGNTEQHQLTLISQLCGSITPEVWPNVDKYELYQKLDLPKGQKRKVKDRLKAYVKDPYALDLIDKLLVLDPAQRIDSDDALNHDFFWSDPMPSDLKNMLSTHNQSMFEYLAPPRRRGGHMPQQPANQGRNPATTNQTEFDRVF, from the exons ATGGCCAAGCAGTACGACATGGTGGAGTGCCCCTTCTGTGACGAGGTCTCCAAGTACGAGAAGCTCGCCAAGATCGGGCAGGGCACCTTCGG ggAAGTTTTCAAAGCCAAACATCGTCAGACGGGCAAGAAAGTAGCGCTGAAGAAAGTGTTgatggaaaatgagaaagaggGG TTCCCCATCACAGCCTTGCGAGAGATTAAAATCCTCCAGCTGCTCAAGCATGAGAACGTGGTGAACCTCATTGAAATCTGCAGGACCAAAG CCTCTCCATACAACCGCTGCAAGGGCAGTATCTACCTTGTGTTTGACTTCTGCGAGCACGATCTGGCTGGCCTTCTCAGCAATGCCCACGTCAAGTTCACGCTCTCGGAGATCAAGAAGGTTATGCAGATGCTATTGAATGGACTTTACTACATCCACAGGAACAAG ATCTTGCATCGAGACATGAAAGCTGCGAATGTCCTAATCACGCGGGACGGAGTTCTGAAGCTTGCGGACTTTGGGCTGGCTCGAGCTTTCAGCCTGGCTAAGAACAGCCAGCCAAACCGCTACACCAACCGGGTGGTGACTCTGTGGTATCGGCCACCGGAGCTGCTCCTAG GGGAGCGGGACTACGGTCCCCCCATCGACCTCTGGGGCGGAGGCTGCATCATGGCAGAGATGTGGACCCGCAGCCCCATCATGCAGGGGAACACAGAGCAACACCAGCTCACCCTCATCAGCCAGCTCTGTGGATCCATCACGCCGGAG gtTTGGCCGAACGTGGATAAATACGAGCTGTACCAGAAGCTGGATCTCCCCAAGGGCCAGAAGCGCAAGGTGAAGGATCGCCTGAAAGCCTACGTTAAAGACCCCTACGCACTTGACCTCATCGACAAGCTGCTGGTGCTGGATCCTGCCCAGCGGATCGACAGTGATGACGCGCTGAACCACGACTTCTTCTGGTCAGACCCCATGCCCTCGGACCTCAAAAACATGCTGTCCACCCACAACCAGTCCATGTTCGAGTACCTGGCCCCACCGCGCAGAAGGGGTGGGCACATGCCCCAGCAGCCGGCTAACCAGGGCAGGAACCCGGCTACCACCAACCAGACTGAATTTGACAGGGTGTTTTGA
- the LOC132319121 gene encoding LOW QUALITY PROTEIN: alpha-N-acetylgalactosaminide alpha-2,6-sialyltransferase 6-like (The sequence of the model RefSeq protein was modified relative to this genomic sequence to represent the inferred CDS: deleted 1 base in 1 codon): MSGSTSQRAAALGVLFALIMLLIIYSSGSGSEVFPYSRLRGRARRPPDLKKWGVKSGYLPVCGNKCAATSEGGAIFARGSEGGGRPGGDPPASRLPRSHRRARRGGSPRPPPSGEA; the protein is encoded by the exons ATGAGTGGCAGCACG AGCCAGCGCGCCGCCGCCCTGGGTGTCCTCTTTGCCCTGATCATGTTGCTGATCATCTACAGCTCCGGCAGCGGGAGCGAGGTCTTCCCCTACAGCCGCCTGCGGGGCAGAGCCCGCCGGCCCCCCGACCTCAAGAAGTGG GGGGTGAAAAGCGGGTACCTGCCCGTCTGCGGCAACAAG TGCGCCGCCACGTCGGAGGGGGGCGCCATCTTTGCCAGGGGCAGCGAGGGAGGAGGGCGGCCGGGCGGGGACCCTCCCGCCTCCCGCCTCCCGCGGAGCCACCgccgggcgcggcgcggggggagcccccggccgcccccctcGGGCGAGGCCTAG
- the ST6GALNAC4 gene encoding alpha-N-acetyl-neuraminyl-2,3-beta-galactosyl-1,3-N-acetyl-galactosaminide alpha-2,6-sialyltransferase isoform X1, protein MRTLVRLFLTLVCMAAVAVLYILLCSHACLRPCCWAPGEQGSPMAPTILSFQGYSRVPDGKPLERALCRRCAVVSSSGQMLGSRLGEAIDRQECVLRMNHAPTAGYEEDVGARSTIRVVSHTSVPLLLRNQPYFFQQSQETLYIIWGPAKKMNREKVGLTYRALLKVMETYPHLQIYTLTEEKMMYCDDVFQNETGKNRMKSGSFLSTGWFTMILAMELCEQICVFGMVSDSYCREKNHSSVPYHYFEKGQLDECRMYLVHERAHRAGHRFITEKAIFSRWAKRRNIIFNHPSWAGG, encoded by the exons ATGAGGACGCTG GTCCGGCTTTTCCTAACACTGGTGTGCATGGCGGCGGTTGCTGTGCTGTACATCCTGCTGTGCTCCCACGCCTGCCTGCGGCCCTGCTGCTGGGCCCcgggggagcagggcagccccatGGCACCCACCATCCTCAGCTTCCAGGGGTACAGCCGCGTTCCAGACGGGAAG CCGCTGGAGCGAGCACTGTGCCGCCGCTGTGCCGTCGTCTCCAGCTCGGGGCAGATGCTGGGCTCGCGCCTGGGAGAGGCCATCGACAGGCAGGAGTGTGTCCTGCGCATGAACCATGCCCCCACCGCCGGCTATGAGGAGGACGTGGGGGCACGGAGCACCATCCGGGTGGTGTCACACACCAGCGTCCCGCTGCTGCTGAGGAATCAGCCCTACTTCTTCCAGCAGTCCCAGGAGACCCTCTACATCATCTGGGGGCCAGCGAAGAAGATGAACCGGGAGAAGGTGGGTTTGACCTACCGAGCGCTGCTGAAGGTGATGGAGACATACCCCCACCTGCAGATCTACACCCTGACCGAGGAGAAGATGATGTATTGCGACGACGTCTTCCAGAACGAGACGGGGAAGAACAG GATGAAGTCCGGCTCCTTCCTGAGCACGGGCTGGTTCACCATGATCCTGGCCATGGAGCTGTGCGAGCAGATCTGCGTCTTCGGCATGGTCAGCGACAGCTACTGCAG GGAGAAGAACCACTCGAGTGTGCCCTACCACTACTTCGAGAAGGGCCAGCTGGATGAGTGCAGGATGTACCTGGTGCACGAGCGAGCCCACCGTGCCGGGCACCGCTTCATCACTGAGAAAGCCATCTTCTCCCGCTGGGCCAAGAGGAGGAACATCATCTTCAACCACCCGTCCTGGGCAGGCGGGTAA